A region of Malaciobacter marinus DNA encodes the following proteins:
- a CDS encoding NAD(P)H-quinone oxidoreductase subunit 3 has protein sequence MSHMEFSHPYFGVFVMFVLTFTAFILTVYLARVISRKIARLNTEKLKVSLYECGPEVTKQPNTISVQFYLMALLFILFDIEIIFMFPWAINFQILGWFGFVEMILFILLLTIGFIYAWKKGALEWHSIK, from the coding sequence ATGTCACATATGGAGTTTTCCCATCCGTATTTTGGTGTATTTGTTATGTTTGTTTTAACATTCACTGCTTTTATCTTAACTGTATATCTTGCAAGAGTAATAAGTAGAAAGATTGCAAGATTAAATACTGAAAAATTAAAAGTATCCTTATATGAGTGTGGACCTGAGGTTACTAAACAACCCAATACAATATCAGTACAATTTTATCTAATGGCATTATTATTTATTCTTTTTGATATTGAAATAATATTTATGTTTCCTTGGGCAATTAACTTTCAAATATTAGGTTGGTTTGGTTTTGTTGAAATGATATTATTTATTTTACTTTTAACAATTGGTTTTATATATGCATGGAAAAAAGGAGCCTTAGAATGGCACAGCATAAAGTAA
- a CDS encoding ATP-binding protein: MNEIIEFIKAKDVSKTAFFAQLKCTIEEAKILQFLTKEYIIGRDSLVVVDVLSEFYDVKSFEHLYKVEEIKSLLELGWLVHNSFEHVKISDISKLELLNSNISLSTAFLKLLEEGSLEFVLPEIKKYSDHLEYLQDQFFKIDLAKQLNMVKRNFDENSPNRNRLKSKLLMLENRIKERVKVTEKDIMLEDFFKEHSLEEQEQTIFLALLKEEYSGGDGTIRDMNSLIELISSDDYEKIKYRSLLEESSKLVSKNLIDYDEVLTPFGGINRNFFIPDEILYKISHPTKKKSRRSKLKLNTVIKEQDMFELISTTKTLEDVVLNDKTKETLNSLLKQVDKNVLNKLKQWGIKEKRRGIDARIIFYGFAGTGKTLTALALAKSLKREVLSFDCSKILSMYVGESEKNVRSIFDTYKDLVEKTKSEPVLLLNEADQFLSARSSGSNSGSEKMHNQMQNIFLEQIERFDGILIATTNLLESIDTAFSRRFNYKIEFKKPTLKQREELWKKLLPEKLPLSDDFDLEQLLSYELTGGQIELVIKNTAYKVALDEEPIFTVEAFKDQIEKELKGNFDSENKMGFMS, translated from the coding sequence ATGAATGAAATAATCGAGTTTATTAAAGCAAAAGATGTAAGTAAAACAGCATTTTTTGCACAACTAAAATGTACTATTGAAGAAGCAAAAATACTTCAATTTCTTACAAAAGAGTATATTATTGGAAGAGATTCTTTAGTTGTTGTAGATGTTTTAAGTGAATTTTATGATGTAAAAAGTTTCGAGCATCTTTATAAAGTAGAAGAGATTAAATCACTTTTAGAACTTGGTTGGTTAGTTCACAATAGTTTTGAACATGTAAAAATTAGTGATATTTCAAAATTAGAGTTGTTAAATTCAAATATTTCTTTATCAACTGCATTTCTAAAACTTTTAGAAGAGGGGTCTTTAGAGTTTGTATTGCCAGAGATAAAAAAATATAGTGACCATTTAGAGTATCTGCAAGATCAATTTTTTAAAATTGATTTAGCAAAACAATTAAACATGGTAAAAAGAAATTTTGATGAGAATTCACCTAATAGAAATAGATTAAAATCAAAACTATTAATGCTTGAAAATAGAATAAAAGAGAGAGTTAAAGTTACAGAAAAAGATATTATGCTTGAAGATTTTTTTAAAGAGCACTCTTTAGAAGAACAAGAGCAAACAATATTTTTAGCACTTTTAAAAGAAGAATATTCAGGTGGTGATGGAACAATTAGAGATATGAACTCTTTAATTGAACTAATCTCAAGTGATGATTATGAAAAAATAAAATATAGAAGTTTGCTAGAAGAGAGTTCAAAATTAGTTTCAAAAAATTTAATTGATTATGATGAAGTTTTAACTCCTTTTGGAGGAATAAATAGAAACTTTTTTATTCCAGATGAGATTTTATATAAAATCTCTCATCCAACAAAGAAAAAGTCAAGAAGATCGAAATTAAAATTAAATACTGTTATAAAAGAACAAGACATGTTTGAGCTTATCTCAACTACTAAAACTTTAGAAGATGTAGTTTTAAATGATAAGACTAAAGAGACATTAAATTCACTTTTAAAGCAAGTAGATAAAAATGTTTTAAATAAGTTAAAACAGTGGGGCATAAAAGAGAAAAGAAGAGGAATTGATGCAAGGATTATTTTTTATGGTTTTGCAGGGACAGGAAAGACCCTAACAGCACTTGCTTTAGCAAAATCATTAAAAAGAGAAGTATTAAGTTTTGACTGTAGTAAGATATTATCTATGTATGTGGGTGAGAGTGAAAAAAATGTTAGAAGTATTTTTGATACATATAAAGATTTAGTAGAAAAAACAAAATCAGAACCAGTTTTACTTTTAAATGAAGCAGATCAATTTTTAAGTGCAAGAAGTAGTGGTTCAAATAGTGGAAGTGAAAAAATGCATAATCAAATGCAAAATATTTTCTTAGAACAAATTGAAAGATTTGATGGTATTTTAATAGCAACAACAAACCTTTTAGAGTCAATTGATACTGCATTCTCAAGAAGATTTAATTATAAAATTGAATTTAAAAAACCAACTTTAAAGCAAAGAGAAGAGCTTTGGAAAAAACTATTACCTGAAAAACTACCTTTAAGTGATGATTTTGATTTAGAGCAATTATTATCATATGAACTTACAGGTGGTCAAATAGAATTAGTTATAAAAAATACTGCTTATAAAGTCGCTTTAGATGAAGAGCCTATTTTTACAGTTGAGGCTTTTAAAGACCAAATTGAAAAAGAGTTAAAAGGTAATTTTGATAGTGAAAATAAAATGGGATTTATGAGCTAA
- a CDS encoding NuoB/complex I 20 kDa subunit family protein, protein MAQHKVNYLADGGAPIALTTVDKLVNWGRSNSLWPLTYGLACCAIEMMATGASRYDFDRFGTIFRASPRQADVIVIAGTLTKKHAEFMRRLYDQMPDPKWVISMGSCANTGGMFNTYATVQGADRIVPVDIYLPGCAPRPESLQYALMMLQKKIRKESIFRSIKKKRLV, encoded by the coding sequence ATGGCACAGCATAAAGTAAACTATTTAGCTGATGGAGGAGCTCCTATTGCTCTAACAACAGTAGATAAACTTGTAAACTGGGGTAGAAGTAACTCTTTATGGCCTTTGACTTATGGACTTGCATGTTGTGCAATTGAGATGATGGCAACAGGTGCTTCAAGATATGATTTTGATAGATTTGGGACAATTTTTAGAGCAAGTCCTAGACAAGCTGATGTTATTGTAATAGCTGGAACATTAACTAAGAAACATGCTGAATTTATGAGAAGACTTTATGACCAAATGCCTGATCCAAAGTGGGTTATATCTATGGGTTCATGTGCAAATACAGGAGGTATGTTTAATACATATGCAACTGTTCAAGGTGCAGATAGAATAGTTCCTGTTGATATATATTTACCTGGATGTGCACCACGACCTGAAAGTTTGCAATACGCACTTATGATGCTTCAAAAAAAGATTAGAAAAGAATCAATCTTTAGATCAATCAAGAAAAAGAGGTTAGTATGA